A genomic region of Brevibacillus sp. JNUCC-41 contains the following coding sequences:
- a CDS encoding DUF3168 domain-containing protein translates to MTDGLMVIYNQLISNEMIVSLCEDRIKFYEYPETGDTSKPFIVIDPLDVPVPTVYASNENHANEYLYQIDVESTNRLLVKEIQAEIKKELKKLGFGQLKDGLDEYFKETKRFVDARRYQGLIKEEVL, encoded by the coding sequence ATGACAGACGGATTAATGGTGATCTATAACCAGCTAATTTCAAATGAAATGATTGTTTCCCTTTGTGAAGACCGGATTAAATTTTATGAATATCCCGAAACAGGAGATACCAGCAAACCTTTCATTGTGATTGATCCATTGGATGTTCCTGTCCCAACTGTTTATGCCAGTAATGAAAATCATGCCAATGAATATTTGTATCAAATTGATGTGGAATCTACGAACCGTTTGCTAGTCAAAGAGATTCAGGCCGAGATAAAAAAGGAATTAAAAAAGCTTGGTTTCGGACAGTTAAAAGATGGTTTAGATGAATATTTCAAAGAAACAAAACGCTTTGTTGACGCCAGGCGTTATCAAGGACTAATAAAAGAAGAGGTGCTTTAA
- the gpG gene encoding phage tail assembly chaperone G — MYTLELTNSKTKEVTTLTQPWVSGKQLITALKLNNAVYEDDEESTMALVNFVADLFGVKANDILEGIQAHELMQKLYEVYYKVLGYSEKKSRKLIQYMKDGEVEAELD, encoded by the coding sequence ATGTACACATTAGAACTAACCAATTCAAAAACAAAAGAGGTCACTACCCTGACGCAACCATGGGTAAGTGGCAAGCAATTAATTACAGCATTAAAGCTGAATAATGCCGTCTATGAGGATGATGAAGAATCAACCATGGCCCTGGTCAATTTCGTTGCTGATTTATTTGGCGTTAAAGCTAATGACATTTTAGAAGGTATCCAGGCACATGAATTGATGCAGAAGTTGTATGAAGTATATTACAAGGTTCTTGGTTACAGTGAAAAAAAGAGTCGGAAGTTGATCCAGTACATGAAGGACGGGGAAGTAGAAGCGGAACTGGATTAA
- a CDS encoding major tail protein, with translation MGIRVGFKRATFVVLDKDGKATEEVFVVEGKANKGGTTEATISGISPDSVKVYASNVAYYVSAKGTGDVKAEIGILDVPEDMTEAVLGRKKHTDGFTLIGERTEAPYVAALLESEDASGQPVLFALLKGKMTAGDVSLKTSEDKQAEPEDEKLTMECIANNDGETIAYGIGTEIATKLKTYAFPAATPPAG, from the coding sequence ATGGGTATTAGAGTAGGTTTTAAGCGGGCAACATTTGTGGTTTTAGATAAGGATGGTAAAGCCACGGAAGAGGTGTTTGTTGTTGAAGGTAAGGCCAACAAGGGTGGTACAACGGAAGCGACCATTTCAGGTATCTCCCCTGATTCTGTAAAGGTTTATGCTTCAAATGTGGCGTATTATGTCTCTGCAAAAGGTACGGGTGACGTTAAAGCGGAAATCGGTATTCTAGACGTTCCGGAAGATATGACAGAAGCGGTATTGGGTCGTAAGAAACACACAGATGGCTTTACATTGATTGGTGAACGTACAGAGGCGCCGTATGTGGCAGCATTACTTGAATCGGAAGATGCATCCGGCCAACCCGTTTTATTTGCTTTATTAAAAGGTAAAATGACTGCCGGTGACGTATCTCTTAAAACAAGTGAAGATAAACAAGCAGAACCAGAAGATGAAAAACTGACGATGGAATGTATTGCAAATAACGATGGCGAAACCATTGCTTATGGGATCGGTACTGAAATTGCTACAAAATTAAAAACCTATGCATTTCCTGCTGCCACACCACCAGCTGGATAA
- a CDS encoding HK97 gp10 family phage protein, giving the protein MSVEFKGFEDVYKKLQNQLSEQALSIVSNKALMAGADVVSKAVSDEFEAFKDTGASQDEIVIGKVTSQNGYKSVLVGWNGPKERYRLVHLNEFGYNRQGIKIKPKGYGSIQRAISNSEGAFLHAVTKEMKKQL; this is encoded by the coding sequence ATGAGTGTTGAATTTAAGGGGTTCGAGGACGTTTATAAAAAACTGCAAAATCAATTGTCAGAACAGGCTTTAAGCATAGTGTCCAATAAAGCCTTAATGGCTGGAGCGGATGTGGTTTCAAAAGCCGTTTCCGATGAATTCGAGGCATTTAAAGATACAGGGGCCTCTCAAGATGAAATTGTAATAGGTAAAGTAACTAGCCAAAATGGGTATAAATCGGTATTGGTGGGTTGGAATGGACCAAAAGAGCGTTATCGATTGGTCCATCTAAATGAATTCGGGTATAACAGACAAGGCATAAAAATAAAACCAAAAGGCTACGGATCTATTCAACGAGCAATTTCGAATAGTGAAGGAGCCTTCTTACATGCGGTCACGAAGGAGATGAAAAAACAATTATGA
- a CDS encoding phage gp6-like head-tail connector protein: protein MEITNELLLQFKERMKISHSKEDDNIKKMLSFSYAAIKRKCGEFDIATHEGGRELVFERARYSYNDAVEYFDENFASEITGLALDLYEGDPDETQV, encoded by the coding sequence TTGGAAATCACTAACGAATTGCTTTTACAGTTCAAAGAACGCATGAAAATTTCACACTCGAAAGAGGACGACAATATCAAAAAAATGTTGTCCTTTTCATATGCGGCTATCAAAAGAAAGTGTGGAGAATTTGATATTGCTACGCATGAAGGCGGGAGAGAACTCGTCTTTGAGCGTGCGCGATATTCCTATAATGATGCCGTGGAGTATTTCGATGAAAATTTTGCTAGTGAAATAACAGGGTTAGCTCTGGATTTATACGAGGGGGATCCTGATGAAACCCAAGTTTAA
- a CDS encoding phage head-tail adapter protein, with the protein MKPKFNPNKIGSSELRTPVCFYQYAPNNGPEPGEGALVQVYECFAEVYSASMKDIEILNSGKEQQQLKFMNTKNAVTINIRDSFGEYFPDTEHYAELEDDRYSKMIDDERKYIRFNVIDVRPNLTNNDFITVLLAVIT; encoded by the coding sequence ATGAAACCCAAGTTTAACCCAAATAAAATCGGAAGCAGTGAGTTAAGGACACCTGTTTGCTTTTACCAATATGCCCCGAATAATGGCCCAGAGCCAGGCGAAGGAGCATTGGTGCAGGTATATGAGTGTTTTGCAGAAGTGTACAGCGCAAGCATGAAAGATATCGAAATTCTCAATTCCGGCAAGGAACAACAGCAGCTAAAATTTATGAATACGAAAAATGCCGTGACTATTAATATCCGCGATTCATTCGGTGAGTATTTTCCCGACACTGAACACTACGCAGAGTTAGAGGATGATCGCTATTCAAAAATGATAGATGATGAACGTAAATATATTCGTTTTAACGTGATTGACGTTCGCCCGAACCTAACTAATAACGATTTTATTACCGTTCTTTTGGCGGTGATCACATGA